In Spirochaetota bacterium, the sequence CGCCGGCAGCACGGAAGCAAGCAGCGTAACGGCGGTCAATACCAGGAACCAGAGGGGGATCGATAAGGGCTCGAACGCGAAATCTATGGACGTCTGGAGAAAGATTTGAATGAACCCGGAGCCTATCGCCATGCTCACCGGGAACGAAACGGCGACCGCGAGAAGGAACCCCGCGATACCGACGATACCCCCTTCAACGAGTATTATTCCCACAATGCGACCGTTCGATCCGCCGATCGCGCGCATGATACCGATCTCCCTGTACCGCTCGAGCACCGAAACGCTCATCGTAGAGGAAAGGCCTATGGCGCCCACCGCGACGACGAACGAGGCCATAAAAACCAGGAACGACACGATTATCAGGAAATGATCCTCCAGCGCCTTTTTGAAATCCGACCGCCCGAACATCATGGCGACGGGGATGCCCGATTCGCGGGCCGCTGCATTCACCGATCGCATAAGGTCCCGCGGGTCCATGATCGATGATATACGTACGCTATTCGCGAATCCGCGCATCGAAAATTGACCGATCATCCCGCCGGGGACAAGCGCCGTCGACTGGCCGAACATCCTGACCGCCCCGATCAGGGTCACCCGCAGGTCGCGGCCATCGATGCGAAGGGTGATGGCGTCACCCACCGCGACACCGCGTTCGGCCGCGAGCCAGCGCTGATTGACGACAATGGCGTTGCCGTCGCCTTCCCCGAACCAGCGTCCGGATACCAGCGGCAGGTCGATCATGGCGGAAGCCGGCGGGACGGCGAGCACCCTGAATTCACGCTCCTGTACCCCCGATTCCATCACGCGGCAGCCCGTGGTGTCGCTCCACGCTTCGATCGCGGTGACGCCCTCACGCAGAAACACTCGATTGATCTCCTCGACAGGCAAAGGCCTTGCGAGTCTCACCTCGACATCGTATTTAAGCGTCCTGTCGATTTCGCCAAGCGTCGCTTTTATCGAGGACCCGGTGTTGAGCGCCGCCATGAAGAGCACGCCGCCGGCGGCGAGCATGACCACGGTAAGCGACGTGCGCGTGCGCGCCCTCACGATGTTGCTGAGCGGCAGCACAAGGTGCGCGCCCCACCGGGTGCCTGCGGAACTGCGTCTCCCCGCGCGTCGCGCGGGCGCTGTAACTTTTACCCCATAGTCGCACATCGCGTCACGCACCTTCAGCCGCATCCCACGAAGGACGGGAACAGAAGCCGCGGCCAGCGGGAATGCGAGTCCCATTAAAACTATCGCGGACACGAGGGCCCCCGATGGAAGGGGATTCATGATATTGAAATTCAGCATGCCCGCCGCAAAGAAAGCGTATTTTCCCGCAAGCAGGTACGCAAGGGGAATCGCGGGCAGCAGGGCGATGCACGCGAGTACGAATACCCCCAGGAAATACATTCTTCCGATATCCGCCGTGCGCGCGCCCACCGCCTTCATAATGCCTATCGCACGCACCTCGCGCGCGAGCAGGGAGGACATCAGGGTGAACACGGAAAAGCCCGAAAGCGCGAAGGCAAGGCTGCCAAATGCGCCCAGAAGGAAAAGGAGCGATTTCATCTGCCCCTCGTGAGGGTGAGCCCCTTTCCGGGGAACACTGCCCGCGTCGTGCGCGTGCGGGGCGACCAACCGCGCCACTACCCCCTGGCCGGCAAGCGCAACGACGACATCGGCGTTGATATGCTCCAGTGACGATAAATGCGCTGCCTCCGGTCCCGTCCCCCGCACCCGTGCGCGGGCATCGCCGGTTTCATGCGTATCGGAATCATGGTCGTGATCGCTCCGCGTGGAAAAGAGCAGGCGGTTAAGCGAATCGATACCGAACATCGCGAGGGTTTCACGGGTTATATATCCGTACACCATTCCTTCCATCCATGCCGGCGCCTGTCCGGCATCATGGACGATACCGGCAACGGACAGACGCACGGTACGCACTCCGGGAATCTCTATCTCGACCTGATCCGCAAGCGCTGCGCGCGCAACCGGCAGGGCCGCGCGCTCTATGAGCATTTCTCCCTTTCGAGGGGGCCATGATCCTTTTTCCGGACGGACGATGTTCAGCCGCATGTCCTGAAAGTCATCGATCGCGAAGAGTATGATGGGTTTCCATTCGTCCTTTCCCACCGCGATGCGCCCAAGATAAATCCCGCGCGGCTCAGCCGTTTCCACGCCGTCCACGGTTTCGACCACGGCCCGGAGCCGCCGTGCATCGGTATCGGTTGCCACGGCGGACGAGGCGGGCGCGGTCATCCGGTAACTGGAGTCCATCTCCCGCGTCAACACGCTGTACGCGATCATGACCGTCCCGGCGGCGACGATGCCCACTGCAATCGCCAGGATGACCAGGACCGCGCGGGGGGCGTTTTTAAGCATATCCCTCATTACTTTTTTAGTGCGAACCCGTATCATGGCTCCCCCCTATCCTACGATCATGCCGTCGGACAGCGTGATCGTTCTGTGGATTCCGTCCGTGACGTTTTTCTCATGGGTCACCATTACCACGGTCCTGCCTTCAAGCGACAATTCCCTGAAAACGGCGAGCACGGCCTCCGCGGTATGGGAATCGAGATTTCCGGTGGGCTCGTCCGCCAGAATGAGCGGCGGATCGTTCGCGAGCGCACGCGCGATCGCGGCGCGCTGCTGTTCCCCGCCGGACAGCGCACTCGGCAGTTTCCCCGCGTGCATATCGACCCCTACCCGGGCGAGAAGCTTCATCGCCCGCGACTCGCGCGCGCCCTTGAAGCGCCGGCTGAATTCCATGGGGAGCATCACGTTTTCAAGGATCGTAAGGGAGGGTAGCAGCTGGAAAAATTGGAAGACAATGCCCACCCACGCTCCCCTCCATGCCGCGGCCCGATTCTCGTTCATGAGGTGAACAGCCTGGCCGTCAACGAACACCGCCCCTTCGCTGGGACGGTCGATCGCCGCCACTATATTGAGAAGCGTCGATTTTCCGCTCCCCGATCGTCCTACTATCGCGACAAATTCACCGCGATTCAGTGTAAGGCTTACCGAATCGAGCGCGGTGAACGAACCGTCGCCGATCGTGAAGCGTTTGGATACCCCTTCCAGACTGATGAAACCGGCTCCCTGCCGGCGTTCCTGCGTATTCATGTCAAGCCTCCGGATAAATTCAATTCAACGGGAATTTACACCGCCAGGAAAGGCCTGTCGTCTTATCCTATAAAGCGAGACCGGTATTTTCGTTATTTTTTTTGCGACCCTGCGAACTGCGAGGGGGTCATGCCCGTCATGCGCTTGAAGACCTTGTTGAATGTCGGCTTGGAGTTGAATCCCGCCTCGAAGGCGATGTCGAGCAGGGTGTAATTTGGCGCGGAGGCGCCGGCGATAAGCCGCTTCACCTCATCGACGCGGTATCCGTTTATGAATTCGGAAAAGTTCCGGCCGCTATTTTCGTTTATCGCCTGCGAGAGTTTATACGGCGCTGTTCCCATGCGTCCCGCGAGCGTGGAAAGCGATATCTCGAAATCGGCATAGGGCCGCTCGCGTATCATCACCGCGCACAATTCTTCGAATATCTCCCGGGAAGAAGCCTCATCCAGGGGGGAATTGCGGTATCGCTCCACCGCGGGTCCGCCCGGCACGGCCATGAGGCGATTCATGCCTGCACCCAGGGCGCGGAACCCTATCGCGAAAATGAAAAGCGCCGCCAGCATAGACAGCGCCTCGTTCAGGATCGCCGGTCCGCCATGAAGGTACCAGAACAGGATGGGAATCGAGGCGAGGTAAAAAAA encodes:
- a CDS encoding ABC transporter permease; translation: MIRVRTKKVMRDMLKNAPRAVLVILAIAVGIVAAGTVMIAYSVLTREMDSSYRMTAPASSAVATDTDARRLRAVVETVDGVETAEPRGIYLGRIAVGKDEWKPIILFAIDDFQDMRLNIVRPEKGSWPPRKGEMLIERAALPVARAALADQVEIEIPGVRTVRLSVAGIVHDAGQAPAWMEGMVYGYITRETLAMFGIDSLNRLLFSTRSDHDHDSDTHETGDARARVRGTGPEAAHLSSLEHINADVVVALAGQGVVARLVAPHAHDAGSVPRKGAHPHEGQMKSLLFLLGAFGSLAFALSGFSVFTLMSSLLAREVRAIGIMKAVGARTADIGRMYFLGVFVLACIALLPAIPLAYLLAGKYAFFAAGMLNFNIMNPLPSGALVSAIVLMGLAFPLAAASVPVLRGMRLKVRDAMCDYGVKVTAPARRAGRRSSAGTRWGAHLVLPLSNIVRARTRTSLTVVMLAAGGVLFMAALNTGSSIKATLGEIDRTLKYDVEVRLARPLPVEEINRVFLREGVTAIEAWSDTTGCRVMESGVQEREFRVLAVPPASAMIDLPLVSGRWFGEGDGNAIVVNQRWLAAERGVAVGDAITLRIDGRDLRVTLIGAVRMFGQSTALVPGGMIGQFSMRGFANSVRISSIMDPRDLMRSVNAAARESGIPVAMMFGRSDFKKALEDHFLIIVSFLVFMASFVVAVGAIGLSSTMSVSVLERYREIGIMRAIGGSNGRIVGIILVEGGIVGIAGFLLAVAVSFPVSMAIGSGFIQIFLQTSIDFAFEPLSIPLWFLVLTAVTLLASVLPARKAIRLSVRDALAYE
- a CDS encoding ABC transporter ATP-binding protein, coding for MNTQERRQGAGFISLEGVSKRFTIGDGSFTALDSVSLTLNRGEFVAIVGRSGSGKSTLLNIVAAIDRPSEGAVFVDGQAVHLMNENRAAAWRGAWVGIVFQFFQLLPSLTILENVMLPMEFSRRFKGARESRAMKLLARVGVDMHAGKLPSALSGGEQQRAAIARALANDPPLILADEPTGNLDSHTAEAVLAVFRELSLEGRTVVMVTHEKNVTDGIHRTITLSDGMIVG